One window of Triticum dicoccoides isolate Atlit2015 ecotype Zavitan chromosome 5A, WEW_v2.0, whole genome shotgun sequence genomic DNA carries:
- the LOC119296876 gene encoding uncharacterized protein LOC119296876, which translates to MPFVPACVQCGTRSNPCRCKVVGPTLGFVAFVVTGVVEWPLGAAVYLFRRRKGRRIMGHPARVVYPRVTTAIPI; encoded by the coding sequence ATGCCGTTTGTGCCGGCGTGCGTGCAGTGCGGGACGCGGAGCAACCCGTGCCGGTGCAAGGTGGTCGGGCCGACGCTGGGGTTCGTGGCCTTCGTGGTCACCGGCGTGGTGGAGTGGCCGCTGGGCGCGGCGGTGTAcctgttccgccgccgcaagggacGCCGCATCATGGGACACCCGGCCAGGGTCGTCTACCCGCGCGTCACCACGGCCATCCCCATCTAA